A portion of the Lolium rigidum isolate FL_2022 chromosome 1, APGP_CSIRO_Lrig_0.1, whole genome shotgun sequence genome contains these proteins:
- the LOC124677539 gene encoding uncharacterized protein LOC124677539: MEEGDFSKPPPYIISAEGAFVLFRVTLEGSDHHLVYSACGNPTTGKKKNKPSLHLLPDPKPAVEAFESQQFGLMPLGDEHYAVAFLDHRWDSRGNAWAYRAYVFSSKTKAWKRSRDASLHLSESDRLLFDRHASSKQIAVGASSLGWVDLMRGIILLSNLFDGEPPVITYIPLPAEKVCITDKHGYPHYAPEYFCDVVCCDDLISFVEIDFEDPGCRANGKAWKATTWHRKVSWDDWRKHATVDVADISVDPRYSALLFPNLLLDDEKQELELKNLFFLNPTLGVSGNDDLLYMLAKVDEGDDAAWVAAVDMKHAALQALAAVSTKDSNAIPMYRECAFPSYYINNISSSDVGNLVEKDKSDKWQQRGPNLVDSGGNPQKKKRQKKKHARLVDRPVEHPFFLYFIGCVIIAFIVKVFFHLS; the protein is encoded by the exons ATGGAAGAGGGCGACTTCTCCAAGCCGCCGCCCTACATCATCTCCGCCGAGGGAGCGTTCGTGCTCTTCCGCGTCACCCTCGAGGGGTCCGACCACCACTTGGTCTACTCCGCCTGCGGAAACCCCACCACcggcaagaagaagaacaagccGTCGCTCCACCTCCTTCCGGACCCGAAGCCCGCGGTCGAGGCGTTTGAAAGCCAGCAGTTCGGTCTCATGCCCCTCGGCGACGAGCACTACGCCGTGGCCTTCCTCGATCACCGATGGGACTCCCGTGGCAATGCCTGGGCGTACCGCGCATACGTCTTCTCGTCCAAAACCAAGGCTTGGAAGAGAAGCAGGGATGCCTCGCTGCACTTGTCGGAGTCCGATCGGCTACTATTCGACAGACACGCCAGCTCCAAGCAGATCGCGGTGGGAGCAAGCTCGCTGGGCTGGGTTGATCTCATGCGTGGGATTATTCTTCTTTCCAATCTATTCGACGGCGAGCCCCCCGTCATCACATACATCCCGTTACCTGCAGAAAAGGTTTGCATTACAGATAAGCACGGCTACCCCCACTATGCCCCGGAGTACTTCTGCGACGTCGTCTGCTGCGATGATCTCATCAGCTTTGTCGAGATAGACTTCGAAGATCCTGGCTGCAGGGCCAACGGCAAAGCTTGGAAGGCCACCACATGGCACCGGAAAGTCTCTTGGGATGATTGGCGCAAGCATGCCACAGTTGACGTTGCTGACATCTCGGTTGACCCAAGATACTCTGCTCTGTTATTCCCTAACTTGTTGTTGGATGACGAGAAACAAGAACTGGAACTGAAGAATCTGTTTTTCCTTAACCCCACCCTCGGTGTGAGCGGCAACGATGATCTTCTTTACATGCTGGCCAAGGTGGACGAGGGAGATGACGCGGCATGGGTAGCTGCCGTTGACATGAAACATGCGGCTCTGCAGGCACTTGCCGCGGTATCTACCAAGGATTCAAATGCCATTCCGATGTACCGTGAATGCGCCTTCCCCAGTTACTACATCAACAACATCTCATCATCAG ACGTGGGAAATTTAGTTGAGAAGGATAAATCCGACAAATGGCAGCAAAGGGGACCCAATTTGGTTGACTCGGGAGGGAATCCACAGAAgaagaagaggcagaagaagaagcATGCACGGCTTGTGGATCGCCCGGTGGAACATCCCTTTTTTCTCTATTTCATTGGCTGCGTAATTATTGCATTCATTGTGAAAGTGTTCTTCCACCTGTCTTGA